Proteins encoded by one window of Actinomycetes bacterium:
- a CDS encoding phosphotransferase encodes MERRPDVDQGALHALLRRVLGAGRTVARTPAGVAAQVYRVEAAGRVLYVRIAEEDDEDLSVDMSLLERLRVLGLLVPEVVHVEPFDQALGRSVLIMGEIAGEPLAHCRDQRAARRVARAAGRELAVLNGVGVQGFGWVRRQAPGWPLRGRSSTYAGFVTSYLPDPWPGPLAALFTVAELDRLWALVDSERRRDLACATLAHGDYDTTQIFQLDGYYTGLIDFGEIRGTEPLFDVGHFSLWDHESTPVPLLHDLLAGYGEIAALPAGHDELVRRSATLLGLRQLARWLRPPRSLERDHPAVTGRVARLRQLLGIPGIGS; translated from the coding sequence TTGGAACGCAGGCCAGATGTCGACCAGGGGGCGCTGCACGCGCTGCTGCGACGCGTCCTTGGTGCCGGGCGGACGGTGGCTCGAACGCCAGCGGGCGTTGCCGCCCAGGTGTACCGGGTCGAAGCGGCGGGACGCGTGCTGTACGTGCGGATCGCCGAGGAGGACGACGAAGACCTCTCCGTCGACATGTCACTTCTGGAGCGCCTTCGAGTCCTGGGCCTGCTGGTGCCTGAGGTGGTGCACGTGGAGCCGTTCGACCAGGCCCTGGGCCGCTCGGTGCTGATCATGGGCGAGATCGCCGGCGAGCCCCTGGCGCACTGTCGGGACCAGCGTGCCGCACGCCGTGTCGCCCGTGCCGCCGGCCGCGAGCTCGCGGTGCTCAACGGCGTGGGCGTACAGGGCTTCGGCTGGGTGCGGCGCCAGGCTCCGGGCTGGCCACTTCGCGGAAGGTCGAGCACCTATGCGGGCTTTGTGACGTCCTACCTCCCCGACCCCTGGCCGGGGCCGCTGGCGGCGCTGTTCACCGTCGCGGAGCTGGACCGGCTCTGGGCGCTGGTGGACAGCGAGCGCCGCCGGGACCTGGCGTGCGCCACATTGGCGCACGGCGACTACGACACCACGCAGATCTTCCAGCTCGACGGGTATTACACCGGGCTGATCGACTTCGGCGAGATCCGCGGGACCGAGCCGCTGTTCGACGTCGGGCACTTCTCCCTGTGGGATCACGAGAGCACGCCGGTGCCGCTGCTGCATGACCTGCTCGCCGGCTACGGCGAGATCGCTGCGCTCCCGGCAGGGCACGACGAGCTGGTTCGTCGCTCGGCGACGCTGCTGGGGCTGCGGCAGCTGGCCAGGTGGCTGCGGCCGCCTCGAAGCCTGGAGCGCGATCATCCCGCGGTCACCGGCCGGGTGGCTCGTCTTCGCCAGCTTCTCGGCATCCCGGGCATCGGCTCGTAG